Proteins encoded together in one Procambarus clarkii isolate CNS0578487 chromosome 71, FALCON_Pclarkii_2.0, whole genome shotgun sequence window:
- the LOC123745681 gene encoding uncharacterized protein isoform X1: protein MCDMPENCAICKDKFDELLRRPRNLPCGHIICSVCTRAIALKGLFFCPSCHPERSVAADAQLPVKSAEAIITKQTDIRPTSVAPESVEPKDSPRRDDKILQSMVEQQKLRLNTCIIRCNRPLSNLGKHHVLLRDSRIKHYRLEAGLSSLLEQNNAAIRLLELELKRVADMATVGQEIRRQLQELMVRLNTVDTVNNAREVYVIMDGIDKYKRSLKKWGRKCQELCWNSRAIFFSIKRLEKAKASLKATSEKQAAVAPVNQEETTVAPVNLDDSSSSNESEDQSADEDFFGTMLTFSIEYLRKISRPLQSLFLSGRVFSVKEFHGGFYSARITLRGEAVYFHALEKRPPNACPDTIKDRAMLQLLDHCATVAYDFIECDTATVEQVEICTSPDTALSKQFVSLHTGEVHQAGDSEEHGVYVVVGEYDKLSNKDTHDPRPTVEGQYEKPAMDWDVNAWVRPDTGNWVQFGIMLDCCMSSDNSSDVPGGAVGDQGALKAGAQATDVIESVELDCGIVLPF, encoded by the exons CGACATGCCTGAGAATTGCGCAATTTGTAAAGACAAATTCGATGAACTTCTACGGAGGCCGCGAAATCTGCCTTGTGGCCATATAATCTGCTCAGTGTGTACTAGAGCTATTGCACTGAAGGGTCTGTTCTTTTGCCCAAGCTGTCATCCTGAGCGCAGTGTAGCAGCTGATGCTCAGTTGCCAGTTAAAAGTGCCGAGGCCATTATCACGAAACAAACTGATATTAGGCCGACGTCGGTGGCACCAGAATCTGTTGAACCAAAAGACAGTCCAAGAAGAGACGATAAAATTTTACAGTCGATGGTGGAGCAGCAAAAGCTCAGATTGAACACGTGTATAATTCGTTGTAACAGACCACTCTCAAATTTGGGCAAACACCACGTCCTGCTGAGGGACTCGAGGATTAAACACTACCGACTTGAGGCGGGACTCTCTAGTCTGTTGGAACAGAACAACGCGGCGATAAGACTGCTGGAGCTAGAGCTTAAAAGAGTGGCAGACATGGCAACAGTAGGCCAGGAAATAAGGCGGCAGCTACAAGAGTTGATGGTGCGCCTCAACACGGTAGACACTGTAAACAATGCAAGAGAGGTATACGTGATCATGGATGGCATTGATAAATATAAGAGGAGTTTAAAGAAATGGGGGAGGAAGTGCCAGGAGCTATGCTGGAACTCCCGTGCTATCTTCTTCTCAATTAAG AGGCTGGAGAAAGCGAAGGCTTCCCTGAAGGCAACCTCTGAGAAGCAGGCCGCAGTAGCCCCCGTCAACCAGGAAGAGACTACAGTAGCCCCCGTCAACCTGGATGACTCTTCCTCCAGCAATGAATCTGAAGATCAGTCGGCTGATGAAGACTTCTTTGGCACGATGTTAACATTTAGT ATCGAATATCTTCGTAAAATCAGCCGGCCTCTCCAGAGCTTGTTCTTGAGTGGCCGGGTCTTCTCTGTCAAGGAATTTCATGGCGGGTTTTACTCGGCAAGGATAACATTACGAGGAGAAGCAGTTTACTTTCATGCATTGGAGAAGCGGCCTCCCAACGCTTGTCCTGATACAATCAAG GACAGAGCCATgttgcagttgctggaccactgcgCCACCGTGGCATATGACTTCATTGAATGCGACACAGCTACTGTGGAACAAGTAGAAATATGCACCAGTCCTGACACTGCACTGAGCAAACAGTTCGTATCGCTTCATACTGGTGAGGTTCATCAAGCTGGGGACTCTGAAGAACACGGAGTGTATGTGGTAGTTGGGGAATACGACAAGTTGTCTAATAAAGACACTCATGATCCACGACCCACCGTGGAAGGGCAGTATGAGAAGCCAGCCATGGATTGGGATGTCAACGCATGGGTGCGGCCGGACACTGGAAATTGGGTGCAGTTCGGGATCATGCTTGATTGCTGCATGTCGTCTGACAATTCTTCAGATGTGCCTGGTGGGGCGGTGGGAGATCAGGGTGCGTTGAAGGCGGGTGCTCAGGCCACTGACGTCATCGAGTCGGTAGAGCTCGactgtggtattgtgctgccATTTTAG
- the LOC123745681 gene encoding uncharacterized protein isoform X2, whose amino-acid sequence MCDMPENCAICKDKFDELLRRPRNLPCGHIICSVCTRAIALKGLFFCPSCHPERSVAADAQLPVKSAEAIITKQTDIRPTSVAPESVEPKDSPRRDDKILQSMVEQQKLRLNTCIIRCNRPLSNLGKHHVLLRDSRIKHYRLEAGLSSLLEQNNAAIRLLELELKRVADMATVGQEIRRQLQELMVRLNTVDTVNNAREVYVIMDGIDKYKRSLKKWGRKCQELCWNSRAIFFSIKRLEKAKASLKATSEKQAAVAPVNQEETTVAPVNLDDSSSSNESEDQSADEDFFGTMLTFSDRAMLQLLDHCATVAYDFIECDTATVEQVEICTSPDTALSKQFVSLHTGEVHQAGDSEEHGVYVVVGEYDKLSNKDTHDPRPTVEGQYEKPAMDWDVNAWVRPDTGNWVQFGIMLDCCMSSDNSSDVPGGAVGDQGALKAGAQATDVIESVELDCGIVLPF is encoded by the exons CGACATGCCTGAGAATTGCGCAATTTGTAAAGACAAATTCGATGAACTTCTACGGAGGCCGCGAAATCTGCCTTGTGGCCATATAATCTGCTCAGTGTGTACTAGAGCTATTGCACTGAAGGGTCTGTTCTTTTGCCCAAGCTGTCATCCTGAGCGCAGTGTAGCAGCTGATGCTCAGTTGCCAGTTAAAAGTGCCGAGGCCATTATCACGAAACAAACTGATATTAGGCCGACGTCGGTGGCACCAGAATCTGTTGAACCAAAAGACAGTCCAAGAAGAGACGATAAAATTTTACAGTCGATGGTGGAGCAGCAAAAGCTCAGATTGAACACGTGTATAATTCGTTGTAACAGACCACTCTCAAATTTGGGCAAACACCACGTCCTGCTGAGGGACTCGAGGATTAAACACTACCGACTTGAGGCGGGACTCTCTAGTCTGTTGGAACAGAACAACGCGGCGATAAGACTGCTGGAGCTAGAGCTTAAAAGAGTGGCAGACATGGCAACAGTAGGCCAGGAAATAAGGCGGCAGCTACAAGAGTTGATGGTGCGCCTCAACACGGTAGACACTGTAAACAATGCAAGAGAGGTATACGTGATCATGGATGGCATTGATAAATATAAGAGGAGTTTAAAGAAATGGGGGAGGAAGTGCCAGGAGCTATGCTGGAACTCCCGTGCTATCTTCTTCTCAATTAAG AGGCTGGAGAAAGCGAAGGCTTCCCTGAAGGCAACCTCTGAGAAGCAGGCCGCAGTAGCCCCCGTCAACCAGGAAGAGACTACAGTAGCCCCCGTCAACCTGGATGACTCTTCCTCCAGCAATGAATCTGAAGATCAGTCGGCTGATGAAGACTTCTTTGGCACGATGTTAACATTTAGT GACAGAGCCATgttgcagttgctggaccactgcgCCACCGTGGCATATGACTTCATTGAATGCGACACAGCTACTGTGGAACAAGTAGAAATATGCACCAGTCCTGACACTGCACTGAGCAAACAGTTCGTATCGCTTCATACTGGTGAGGTTCATCAAGCTGGGGACTCTGAAGAACACGGAGTGTATGTGGTAGTTGGGGAATACGACAAGTTGTCTAATAAAGACACTCATGATCCACGACCCACCGTGGAAGGGCAGTATGAGAAGCCAGCCATGGATTGGGATGTCAACGCATGGGTGCGGCCGGACACTGGAAATTGGGTGCAGTTCGGGATCATGCTTGATTGCTGCATGTCGTCTGACAATTCTTCAGATGTGCCTGGTGGGGCGGTGGGAGATCAGGGTGCGTTGAAGGCGGGTGCTCAGGCCACTGACGTCATCGAGTCGGTAGAGCTCGactgtggtattgtgctgccATTTTAG